In Leptolyngbya sp. SIO1E4, one DNA window encodes the following:
- a CDS encoding cytochrome b6-f complex iron-sulfur subunit: protein MTQASGMSDVPDLGRRQFMNLLTFGAATGTVAGMLYPVVRYFIPPSSGAAGGGTIAKDSLGMDVVASQFLTTHGPGERVLAQGLKGDPTYLVVREDGSLEKYGINSVCTHLGCVVPWNGSENKFICPCHGSQYDATGKVVRGPAPLSLALAHADVTEDDKVSLSEWTETDFRTDESPWWA, encoded by the coding sequence ATGACTCAAGCCTCTGGAATGTCTGATGTGCCTGATTTAGGGCGTCGTCAGTTTATGAACCTTCTGACTTTTGGTGCTGCAACTGGTACGGTTGCTGGAATGCTGTACCCAGTTGTTCGCTACTTTATTCCACCCTCTAGTGGTGCTGCTGGCGGCGGCACAATCGCTAAAGATTCTCTGGGCATGGATGTTGTCGCGAGCCAGTTTTTGACAACCCATGGCCCCGGAGAACGAGTGCTGGCTCAGGGTCTTAAGGGAGACCCGACCTATTTAGTTGTTAGAGAAGACGGCAGTCTAGAGAAATACGGCATTAATTCTGTTTGTACTCACCTGGGGTGTGTTGTCCCTTGGAATGGCAGCGAAAACAAATTTATTTGCCCTTGCCACGGTTCTCAGTATGATGCCACTGGCAAGGTTGTGCGGGGGCCTGCTCCCCTATCTCTGGCATTAGCCCACGCCGATGTTACAGAAGATGATAAGGTCTCTCTTTCTGAATGGACTGAAACCGATTTCCGGACAGATGAATCCCCTTGGTGGGCCTAA
- a CDS encoding apocytochrome f, which yields MKTRVLKICFRLQRASWPQAVKPLFAAIAALVIVLSGSFLMPEPAQAYPFWAQENYESPREATGRIVCANCHLAEKPTRVEVPQSVLPDSVFKAVVEIPYDLETQQVLGDGSKGGLNVGAVLMLPDGFKIAPPDRIPEDLKEEVGSTYFMPYSADKENIVLVGPLPGEQYQEIVFPILAPDPGQDKSIKFGKYSVHVGGNRGRGQVYPTGANSNNNAVKATAAGTITEVSALDAGGYTVTIQPVTGDAVSVSVPVGPALIVSEGDAVDAGAPLTTDPNVGGFGQIDTEIVLQSPGRVKGLIAFLVAIMLTQILLVLKKKQVERVQAAEGLSL from the coding sequence ATGAAGACCCGAGTTTTGAAAATCTGTTTTCGTCTACAGCGGGCATCCTGGCCTCAGGCTGTGAAGCCTTTGTTCGCGGCGATCGCAGCACTTGTAATCGTTCTATCTGGCAGTTTCTTAATGCCTGAGCCTGCCCAGGCTTATCCTTTCTGGGCTCAAGAAAATTACGAATCTCCCCGTGAAGCAACCGGGCGTATCGTTTGTGCTAACTGCCACCTGGCTGAAAAACCGACCCGTGTTGAGGTACCTCAGTCAGTCCTTCCCGACTCTGTCTTTAAGGCAGTGGTCGAAATTCCGTACGACTTAGAAACTCAACAGGTCTTAGGCGACGGTAGCAAGGGTGGCCTGAACGTCGGCGCGGTGCTGATGCTACCTGACGGCTTCAAGATTGCTCCCCCAGATCGCATTCCAGAAGACCTCAAAGAAGAAGTGGGTAGCACCTACTTCATGCCTTACTCAGCAGATAAGGAAAATATTGTTCTGGTCGGCCCCTTGCCAGGTGAGCAGTATCAGGAGATCGTCTTCCCCATTCTGGCACCGGATCCCGGCCAAGATAAGAGCATTAAGTTCGGCAAGTATTCGGTTCACGTAGGCGGAAACCGGGGTCGCGGTCAAGTTTATCCCACAGGCGCTAATAGCAACAACAACGCGGTGAAAGCCACGGCTGCTGGGACTATCACTGAAGTTTCTGCCTTGGATGCAGGCGGCTACACAGTGACGATTCAACCGGTTACTGGAGACGCTGTTTCGGTTTCGGTGCCTGTAGGGCCGGCGCTGATAGTGTCCGAAGGGGATGCGGTAGACGCAGGTGCACCTTTAACCACCGACCCCAACGTTGGTGGGTTTGGTCAGATTGATACCGAGATTGTGCTGCAAAGCCCAGGTCGTGTGAAGGGGCTAATTGCCTTCTTGGTGGCGATTATGCTGACTCAGATTCTGCTAGTCCTTAAGAAGAAGCAGGTCGAGCGTGTGCAGGCGGCAGAAGGGTTAAGCCTGTAG